The DNA sequence CGCAGGTCGGCGTCGATGAGCCGATCCTCGGCCAACTCACCGACACCACGCAGGTGCCCGACGGCGGCAGCGTCGACATCTCCGGGCTGATCCACCCCCGGGTCGAACCGGAGATCGCCTTCCTCCTCGACAGGCCGCCGACACCCGGGATGCCGTTCACCGACGCGGTCCGCGCCGTCGCCCCCGCCCTGGAGGTCATCGACTCCCGCTACCGCGACTTCACCTTCTCGCTGCCCGACGTGATCGCCGACAACACCTCCGCCGCCCTGTACGTCGTCGGGCCGTGGCAGCCGGTCCCCGACGGCGTCGACAACCTCGGCGTACTCCTCGACATCGACGGACACACGGTGCAGACCGGGTCGACCGCCGCGATCCTCGGCGACCCCCGCCGGGCCCTCGCCGCCGGAGTCGCCCTCGCCGACCGGCACGGCCCCACCCTACAAGCCGGCTGGATCTTCCTCGCCGGCGCGGCCACCGCCGCCGTCCCCCTCCCACCCGGCGCCCACGTCCGGGCCACCGTCCACGGGCTCGGCGCCGCCGCCTTCACCACCACCGCAGGAGGTGACCGGTCATGACCGCGCACCTGGTCACCGGCAAAGCCACCCCACGCGGCAAGTTTCCACACGTCAAAACAGCTGGCGGGTTCATCTTCGTCTCCGGCACCTCCAGCCGCCGCCCCGACAACACCATCGCCGGCGCCACCGTCGACGAATACGGCACCACCACACTCGACATCCGGGAACAGACCCGCGCGGTGATCGCCAACATCGCCGACCTGCTCGCCGCCGCCGGCGCCGGCCTGACCGACCTGGTCTCGGTCACCACCTACCTGGTCAACATGAACGACTTCGGCGGCTACAACCAGGTCTGGGCGCAACACTTCGACCACACCGGACCCACCCGCACCACCGTCGCCGTGCACCAACTCCCGCACCCGCACCTGCTCATCGAGATCCAGGCCGTCGCCGTGGCACCGGCCGACGCCCCCACCCGGAAGGAGTGACACCCGTGAGCGACATTGCCGAACCGGTCAACTTCCCCAACTGGATCAGCGAGAACGAGCACCTGCTCAAGCCGCCGGTGAACAACAAGCAGATGTTCCCCACTGGCAACGACTTCATCGTGCAGGTCGTCGGCGGCCCCAACCAGCGCACCGACTTCCACGTCGACCCGTACGAGGAGTTCTTCTACCAGGTCAAAGGGAACATGCACGTCAACCTGATGACCGACGACGGGCCGCAGACCGTGCACATCCGGGAAGGCCAGATGTGGGTGCTGCCCGGCTTCGTGCCGCACTCCCCGCAACGACCCGAAGCCGGCTCGATCGGGGTGGTCATCGAACGGGTCCGCGAGGAGGGCACCCTGGAGAAGTTCCAGTGGTACTGCCTGGACTGCGGCAACCTGCTGCACGAGGTGGAGCTGCAGGTCCGTGACATCGTCGCCGACCTGCCGCCGGTCTTCACCGCCTTCTACGCCGACGAGTCCGCGCGTACCTGCGACAAGTGCGGTGCCCTGCACCCGGGCAAGGGCTGAACCTCGCCGTGACCGACGCCGGGCAGACCATCGACGTCCACACCCATCTGGTGCCCAAGGGCTGGCCGGATCTCGCCGCCGCCTGTGGCGGGACCGGCTGGCCGTGGCTGCGGATCGACTCCGAACGTGCCGCCATGATCATGGTGGGCCAGACGGAGTTCCGGCCGGTCGGCCCGCAGACCTGGGACCCGGCCGCCCGGCTGGCCGACATGGCTGCCGACGGAGTGGACGTGCAGGTGGTCTCCCCGACGCCGGTGTTCTTCGCCTACGACCGGCCGGCAGACCAGGCGGTCAAGGTGGCCCGGATCTTCAACGACCTGACCCTGGAGGTCACCGCCGCCGGTGGTGGCCGGCTGGTGCCGTTCTGCCAGGTGCCGTTGCAGGACCCGGACGCCGCCTGCGCCGAGCTGGACCGTTGCCTGGCCGCCGGCCACGCCGGGGTGGAGATCGGCAACCACGTCGGCGACCGTGACCTCGACGACGCCGGCATCGTCGCCTTCCTGCGGCACTGCGCCGACGTCGGCGCGCCGGTGTTCGTCCACCCGTGGGACATGCCGGACGGGCCACGGCTGGACCGGTGGATGGCCCGCTGGCTGTCCGGTATGCCCGCCGAGACCCACCTGTCGATCCTGGCGCTGATCCTCGGCGGCGGCTTCGACCAGCTGCCCCGTACGTTGCGGATCTGCTTCGCCCACGGCGGCGGCAGCTTCCCGTTCTGGCTGGGCCGCGCCGACAACGCCTGGCACCGGCGGGGCGACGTGGTACGCGGCCGGTCGGCACACCCGCCGAGCCACTACCTGGACCGGTTCTACGTCGACTCGGTGGTGTTCGACCCGGCGGCGTTGCGGCTGCTGGTCGACACGATGGGTGCCGACCGGGTGCTGCTGGGCAGCGACTACCCGTACCCGCTGGGGGAGCGGCCGGTCGGCGCGGTGCTCGACAAGGCGGACTTCCTCACCGCCGACCAGCGGGCTGCCCTGCGCGGCGGCAACGCCCACCGCTTCCTCACCGGCTGACACCGGCCGCGACCTGCCGGAGCAGGGTGGCGAGTTCGTGCAGCAGCTGCGGTGGGCAGTCGGCGAAGGGGCTCGCCTCCAGCGTCGCCGCGATGATCTCCTGGCGTACCTGTCGGCCCTTGTCGGTGAGGGCGAGCACCCGGCCGCGTCGGTCGGTGGGGTCGACGCTGCGTTCGACCAGTCCGCGCTCGATCAGCTGGTTGGCGATGAAGCTGAGGTTGGGGGCGTTGCAGTACAGGCGCTCGGCGAGCGCCTTCATCGACGGTGCCGGCGCGGTCGGGTCGATCGCCCACAGCGCCTGCGCGGTCGCGTTGGTCAGCCCGTGGGCGGCCAGGGCGGGTTCGAGCCGGTCGCTGGTCGTCATGAAGATCTCGTGGTTCGCGCGGATGGCGTCGACGAGGTCCGTGTGGTTCACCCGTCGACGGTACCACTTGCGCTTCGAGTCTCGAACTATTACGGTCTGAAACGCTTCGAGACTCGAAGTATGACGGCTGAGGAGTCACACCATGTCCCAACTGGCCGAACCGCTGGCACTGCGCAGCGGACAGGTCCTGCCGAACCGGATCGCAAAGGCGGCGATGGAGGAGTTCCTGGCCGTCGACGGCCAGCTCCCTGGGCCCGAACTCGTCACGCTCTACCGGCGGTGGGGTGGTGGCGGAGCCGGGCTGCTGATCACCGGGCACGTCATGGTCGACGAGCGGGCCCTCGCCGACCCCTCCGACGTCGTACTCGCGGACCGTACCCCGCTGGAACCGTTCCGACGCTGGGCGGCGGCGGCGACCGCCGGCGGCGCCCGCGCCTGGATGCAGATCAACCACCCCGGCCGGGTCGTCTACGCGGACATGCCGGGGCTGGCCTGGTCGGCGTCGGACATACCGGTCAGCATCGGGCGGCTGTCCCGCTTCTTCGCCCAGCCCACCGCGATGACGCCCGAGCAGATTGACGAAGTCGTCAACCGGTTCGCCCGCACGGCGCAGCGCGCCGTCGAAGCCGGATTCGACGGGGTGGAGATCCACGCCGCCCACGGCTACCTGATCAGCCAGTTCCTCTCCCCGCTGACCAACCGGCGGACCGACCGCTGGGGCGGTGACCTGGCCAACCGTGCCCGGCTGCTGATCGACGTGGTCACCGAGGTCCGGCGTCGACTGCCCGGCGGCGCGGCGGTCGCGGTCAAACTCAACACCGCCGACTTCCAGCGCGGCGGGTTCGCCCCGGACGACGCCAGGCAGGTGGTCGGCATGCTCGCCGACGCTGGCGTCGACCTGGTCGAACTCTCCGGTGGCTCGGTGGAGAGCCTGGCCACCAACGGCTACCCGGCGGACGGACACACCCTCGCCCGGGAGGCGTACTTCCTGGACGCCGCCGCGACGATCATCCCGCAGGCGCCGGTGCCGGTGATGCTGACCGGCGGCGTGCGACGCCGCGCCGTCGCCGAGCGGGTACGCACCCAGGGTGCGGCGGTGGTCGGGGTGGCCACCGCTCTCGCTCTCGACCCGGAGCTGCCGCAGCGCTGGCTGCGCGGCGAGGAAGCAGCGGTCGCGGTGCCGGGTCCGCGCTGGAAGAACAAGCACCTGGCCTCGGCGGCCACCCAGGCCGTCGTGCACTGCCGGCTCCGCCAGGTCGGGCGAGGATCCGCCGACCCCGGCCGGGCAGACCCGGTCGTCTCCCTCATCCAGGAGCAGCTCCAGCGACGCCGGTCGCTGCAGCGCTACCGCCGCTGGCTGACGGAACCGGCAACGACGGCAACGACGGCGGCGGAGGCGTTCGACGCAAGGTGAACGGGTGGTGGAGCACCGACGTCGTTACGGGCTGCATCCGACCACCAGCGCTACTGTGGTCCCGTGGGGATCGAGCTGCGCCTCGGCATCGACTTCGGAACCTCCAACACGGTCGCGGTCGTCGCGGCGTCGGATGGTCGCACCACCCCGCTGCTGTTCGATGGTTGGCCGGTGCTGCCGTCCGCCGTGTGGGCGGACCCCGCAGGTGCCATGCTGGTCGGTCGCGACGCCGAGCACGCCGCCTCGCGGGCCCCAGGCCGGTTCGAGCCGCATCCCAAGCAGCGTATCGACGACGGCCTGGTGCTGCTGGACACCGTGGAGGTGCCGGTGGCCACGCTCATCGGCGCGGTGTTGTGGCAGGTCGCTGCCGAGGTGCGCCGGTTCGGCGGCGGCGCCCTACCCGCCTCGGTCACCCTGACCCACCCGGTGAGCTGGGGTGCGCCGCGGCGGGAAACTCTGCGCGACGCCTCGCTGCTGGCCGGGTTCGGTCTGGTCGACCTGGTCGCTGAGCCGATCGCCGCTGCCAGCCACTTCGCGCGATCGGACCCGGACTGGCCGGCTGACTCGCCCGCGATCATCT is a window from the Solwaraspora sp. WMMD792 genome containing:
- a CDS encoding fumarylacetoacetate hydrolase family protein — encoded protein: MTATSIDTADLAARLDNAAVTGTPIEQLADAHGIDVDAAYRVQQALIARRTDRGERLAGVKMGLTSQAKMAQVGVDEPILGQLTDTTQVPDGGSVDISGLIHPRVEPEIAFLLDRPPTPGMPFTDAVRAVAPALEVIDSRYRDFTFSLPDVIADNTSAALYVVGPWQPVPDGVDNLGVLLDIDGHTVQTGSTAAILGDPRRALAAGVALADRHGPTLQAGWIFLAGAATAAVPLPPGAHVRATVHGLGAAAFTTTAGGDRS
- a CDS encoding RidA family protein; translated protein: MTAHLVTGKATPRGKFPHVKTAGGFIFVSGTSSRRPDNTIAGATVDEYGTTTLDIREQTRAVIANIADLLAAAGAGLTDLVSVTTYLVNMNDFGGYNQVWAQHFDHTGPTRTTVAVHQLPHPHLLIEIQAVAVAPADAPTRKE
- a CDS encoding 3-hydroxyanthranilate 3,4-dioxygenase, which gives rise to MSDIAEPVNFPNWISENEHLLKPPVNNKQMFPTGNDFIVQVVGGPNQRTDFHVDPYEEFFYQVKGNMHVNLMTDDGPQTVHIREGQMWVLPGFVPHSPQRPEAGSIGVVIERVREEGTLEKFQWYCLDCGNLLHEVELQVRDIVADLPPVFTAFYADESARTCDKCGALHPGKG
- a CDS encoding amidohydrolase family protein; its protein translation is MTDAGQTIDVHTHLVPKGWPDLAAACGGTGWPWLRIDSERAAMIMVGQTEFRPVGPQTWDPAARLADMAADGVDVQVVSPTPVFFAYDRPADQAVKVARIFNDLTLEVTAAGGGRLVPFCQVPLQDPDAACAELDRCLAAGHAGVEIGNHVGDRDLDDAGIVAFLRHCADVGAPVFVHPWDMPDGPRLDRWMARWLSGMPAETHLSILALILGGGFDQLPRTLRICFAHGGGSFPFWLGRADNAWHRRGDVVRGRSAHPPSHYLDRFYVDSVVFDPAALRLLVDTMGADRVLLGSDYPYPLGERPVGAVLDKADFLTADQRAALRGGNAHRFLTG
- a CDS encoding MarR family transcriptional regulator, with translation MNHTDLVDAIRANHEIFMTTSDRLEPALAAHGLTNATAQALWAIDPTAPAPSMKALAERLYCNAPNLSFIANQLIERGLVERSVDPTDRRGRVLALTDKGRQVRQEIIAATLEASPFADCPPQLLHELATLLRQVAAGVSR